The genomic segment ACGCGCACGTCGGCACCCTCGTAGGGGCCCACGCCCGTGCCCTGCACGTAGCAGCCGAGCCCGATACCGAGGCGCGAGGGGCCCGCCCGCCGCTCCGCCTGGCGCTTGCGCCAGCCGGCATAGTCGAAGGCCTCGAGCAGGCGCTCGAAGGACGCCGGGTAGTCGGCCGGATCGTAGGACACGGGCGTGCCGTCGCGATAGATGAGACCGGTGCGATAGGGCATCGCGTCCGGAGGCACGAAGTTGCGACGGCGGATCTCCGCGGGATCGAGGCCGAGCCGGCGCGCGGCGCGGTCGAGCAGGCGCTCCATCACGAAGGCCGCCTCCGGACGACCCGAGCCGCGATACGCGCCGCCGAAGAGCGAGTGGGAGACGACGTTCTGCCCCGACGCGGCGAGGTGCGGCACGCGGTAGGGGCCGGGCAGGTGATTGATCGTGTTGCGCGTGATCACCTCGCCGAGGGGGAGGTAGGCGCCGTGGTCGCGGGCGAAGCGCGTCTCGATCGCCGCGATTCGCCCCTCGCGGTCCACGCCGAGCCGCGCGCGGTGGCGCTGGCCGCGATCGGGCGAGCCCGACAGGAAATGCTCGCGCCGTGTCTCCATCCAGCGTACGGGCCGGGCGAGCCGCCACGCCGTCGCGGCGAGGATCAGATCCTCGGCGTAGGCGTGCCCCTTGATGCCGAAGCCGCCGCCGGAATCGGTGCAGATGATCCGCACGCGCTCTTCGGGAAGCGCCAGCGCCGCCGCGACCGCGGCACGCAGGCCATACGGCCCCTGGCTGGGAATCCACACCGTGAAACGCCCGTCGGGCCCCTCCGGCACGATGAGGATGCCGCGCGGCTCGATCGGCGCGCCGACCACCCGTGCCAGCTCGAGCTCGGCCTCGACCACGACCGCCGCGGTGTCGAGGGCGGGCCCCGGCTCGCCGACCTGGGCGGTGGACGCGCCCGCCTGATTGTCCGACCAGTCCTCGAAGACGCGCGGCGCCCCGGGGGCGGAGGCGCTCGCGAGATCGGGCGCCGCCGGCAACGGGATCCATTCGACCATCACCGCTTCCGCGGCGTCCACTGCCTGGACCGCGGTGTCGGCCAGCACCACCGCGACGACCTCGCCGGGGTGCCGGGCGATGGGCTCGCCGAACACCGACTGGGGCGCGCTCCGGAAGGACGCCGGGGAAGGGGTGGCGGCGGGGATGGGCGCCTTGCACTCGGGCAAATCCGCCGCCGTGTACACCGCGACGACGCCGGGCATGGCGCGCGCGGCGGCGAGGTCGATGCGCTCCACCCGGGCATGGGCGTGGGGGCTCCGGACGAAGGCCGCGTGGAGACATCCGGGAAGGTTCATGTCATCGACGTAGCGGCCCCGTCCGGTGATGAAGCGCTGATCTTCCTTGCGAAGGGCGGCGTGACCGAAGGCGGGCGGCATCGCGGTGAGCGAGTATACCGCAGCCGGATGCTAAGATACTGACATGTCACGAATTCCGGAGCGCAGCGCGCGCTTCATGGCCGCGTTCCGCGAGCGCATCCTCGTGCTCGACGGCGCCATGGGCACGATGATCCAGGCGCGTAATCTCTCGGCCGACGACTTCGGCGGCGCCGCGCTCGAGGGCTGCAACGAGCACCTGACCCTCACGCGCCCCGACGTCATCCGCGAGATCCACGAGGCCTATCTCGACGCCGGCGCCGATCTGATCTCGACCAATTCGTTCGGCTGTGCCCCCTATGTACTGGCCGAATATGGACTCTCGGACCGGTGCGAAGAGATCTGTCGAGCCGCCGCGCGCATCGCCCGGGAGGCCGCGGACACCCGATCGACGCTGGAGCGGTCGCGCTTCGTCATCGGCGCCATGGGGCCGGGCACGCGCACGATCACGGTCACCGGCGGCGTCACGTTCGATGAGGTGCGCGAGGGCTATCGCGCCCAGGCGCGCGGCCTGATTGCGGGAGGCGTGGACGCCCTCCTCCTCGAGACCAGCCAGGACACGCTGAACGTCAAGGCCGCCGCCATGGGTGTGCGCGAAGCGATGGCCGAGGCCGGCGTTGGCCTGCCCCTGATGGTCAGCGGGACGATCGAGCCGATGGGGACCATGCTCGCAGGGCAGGGCGTGGATGCCTTCCACGCCTCGCTGGAGCACCTCGGCCTCTTCTCGATCGGGCTCAACTGCGCCACGGGTCCCGAGTTCATGACCGACCACCTGCGCTCGCTGGCGGGGCTCGCCACATGCCTGGTGACCGTGTACCCGAACGCCGGACTGCCCGATGAGCGCGGTCACTACGAGGAGACGCCCGAGAGCCTGGCCCTGAAGATGCGGCGCTTCGTCGACGAGGGCTGGGTCAACATGGTGGGCGGCTGCTGCGGCACCACCCCCGCGCACACGCGCGCGCTCGCGCGCCTGGTGGAGGGCCATCCGCCGCGCCGTCCCGCCGAGCGCCTCGCCCCCGCGGTCAGCGGCATCGAGGTCGTCTACCCCGCCGACGACAACCGGCCCTTGCTGGTGGGCGAGCGCACCAACGTGATCGGCTCGCGCAAGTTCAAGGATCTGGTCGTGGAGGAGCGCTTCGAGGAAGCCGCGGAGGTGGGCCGCGCCCAGGTGCGCGGCGGCGGCCAGGTGCTGGACGTGTGCCTGGCCAATCCCGACCGCGACGAGCACGCCGACATGCTGCGCTTCCTCGACCGCCTCACCCGCAAGGTGAAGGCCCCGCTCATGATCGACTCCACCGATGCCGCCGTCATCGAGGCGGCGCTTCGTCTCTGCCAGGGCAAGGCAATCGTCAACTCGATCAACCTCGAGGACGGCGAGGAGCGCTTCGAGAAGGTGGTGCCGCTGCTCCGCGCCTACGGCGCCGCGGTGGTCGTCGGCTGCATCGACGAGAACAAGCAGCAGGGCATGGCGGTCTCCCGCGAGCGCAAGCTCGAGATCGCCCAGCGGTCGTTCGACCTCCTCACGGGGAAGTACGGCCTGCCCGCGCGCGACCTGATCTTCGACCCGCTGGTGTTCCCGGTGGGCACCGGCGACGCGAACTACCTCGGGTCGGCGGTGGAGACCATCGAGGGGCTGCGCGCGATCAAGGAGCGCTTCCCCGAGTCCCGGACCATCCTCGGCATCTCCAACGTCTCGTTCGGGCTGCCCCCCGCGGGCCGTGAGGTGCTGAACGCGGTGTTCCTCTACCACTGCACCAAAGCCGGGCTCGACTACGCCATCGTCAACACCGAGCGGCTCGAGCGCTACGCCTCGATCCCCGAAGAGGAGCGGCGGCTCGCCGAGGACCTCATCTGGATGCGGGGCGAGGATCCGGTCGCCGCCTTCGCCGCCCACTTCCGGGGCCGGACCAAGCAGGCGCGGGCGGGCGGCGGCACGCTGCCCCTCGACGAGCGCCTCGCCCGGTACATCGTGGAGGGCTCGCGTGACGGCCTCATCGCCGATCTGGAGGAGAAGCGGGCGAGCGCCGCGCCGCTCGACATCATCAACGGGCCCCTGATGAAGGGCATGGAGGAGGTCGGTCGGCTCTTCAACGACAATCAGCTCATCGTGGCCGAGGTGCTGCAGTCCGCCGAGGCCATGAAGACGGCGGTCGCCCACCTCGAGCAGTTCATGGAGAAGGCGGAGAGCGCCACCCGGGGCAGCATCGTGCTCGCCACCGTCAAGGGCGACGTGCACGACATCGGCAAGAACCTCGTCGAGATCATCTGGAAGAACAACGGCTACCGCGTGATCAACCTCGGGATCAAGGTCCCGCCCGAGGACCTCATCGCCGCGTATCACGCCCACAAGCCGGACGCCTTCGGCCTCTCCGGCCTCCTCGTGAAGTCGGCGCAGCAGATGGTGGTGACGGCGCAGGATCTCCGCGCCGCCGGCATCGACATCCCCCTCTTCGTGGGGGGCGCGGCGCTCACGCGGAAGTTCACCGCGACCCGGATCGCCCCCGAGTACCCCGGCGCCACGCTCTATGCCAAGGACGCGATGGACGGGCTCGACCTCGCCAACCGTCTGTTCAGCGCCACCAGCCGTGACACCTTGCTGGCCGAGATCTCGGCGCAGCAGGAGACCCTCCGCGCGGGCCGCGATGCGGGCGCGGTGGCGCCGGCGGCGCCCGCCTCGAGCGCCGCGCGCTCCGCCGTCTCCATCACCGTGCCGGTGCCCGCCCCGCCCGACCTCGAGCTCCACGTCCTGCGCGACGTGCCGCTCAGCCACATCTACCCGTATGTGAATCTCCAGATGCTGCTCGGCAAGCATCTCGGCCTCAAGGGCGCGGTGGGGCGACTGCTCGAAGACGGCGATCCCAAGGCGCTGGAGCTGCGCGACATGGTCGCCGACCTACAGCGCGAGGCGGCCGCGCGGACCTGGCTGCGGGCCGACGGCCTCTACCGCTTCTACGAGGCCCGCGGGGAGGGCAACGATCTCGTGCTCCACGAAGGCGGCCGTGAGGTGGCCCGCTTCCGCTTCCCCCGTCAACCCGCGGGCGAGCGCCTGTGCCTGGCCGACTACGTCCGTCCCGCGGCCAGCGGGGAGCGCGACTACGTGGCGCTGCTCGCCGTGACCTGCGGCGCGGGGGTGCGGCGGCTCTCCGAGCAGTGGAAGGAGGCGGGGCAGTATCTCCGCTCGCACGCGCTCCAGGCCCTCGCGATCGAGAGCGCGGAGGCCTTCGCGGAGATGCTCCATGCTCGGCTGCGCACCCAGTGGGGCTTCCCCGATCCGCCCGACACCACGATGGCCGACCGCTTCAAGGCGCGCTATCGCGGGCTGCGCGTGTCGCCCGGCTACCCCGCCTGCCCCGAGCTCAGCGATCAGCGCATCATCTTCGATCTGCTCGGCCCTGAGCGCATCGGCCTTGGACTCACCGAGACGTTCATGATGGATCCGGAAGCCTCCGTGTCGGCCATCGTCTTCCATCATCCAGAGGCGAAGTACTTCAAGGCCGACGGCTCGCCCTCGGCCGACTGATGCTGCAGGCGCCAGCTTCGGGCCTGAGCCCGCGCTTTCTCGCCTTCTTCTCGGAAGCCGAGCTCCGTGGCCGGCGCCTGCTCGACGTCGGGTGCGGGGCGGGGCGCGTGACGCTCGCCTTGGCGCCCGCCTGCCGCTGGGCGGTGGGGCTCGACCGCGAGCCGTCGCTCATCGCGGAGGCGCGGGAGCGCGCGGCGCAGGCCGGCCTGGACCACGTCGAGTTCGACGTCGCCGACGTGGAAGCCGACGAGTATCACCCCTGGAAGCCGGACGTGGTCACCGCGCATCTCTGCGCATCGGACGCGATCATCGAGCGCGCCTCCCGCGCGCTGCCGCCTAGCGGCTTCCTCGCCATGGCGGCATTTCACGTGGATCAGTGGAAGGAGACCGGCAAGGTCTCGCGCTTCGCCTACGACGAGACGCGCCTGCGGGCCTCGCTGGAGCGGGCGGGCCTCGCCGTCGAGGCGCTCGAGGTGGACGCGGACGTGCGCCGCTTCGCCTCGGTGGAGGAGGCCCTGGCCGCGGCGGTGGGCCTCGAGGAGCGCTGGCGGGCGGACGGACGCTGGTTCCGCTACGTCGAGTTCCTGGAGAAGGGTGGCCGCACGCTCACCCGCAGCCATCTTCTCGCCAAGGCGCGCCGGCCATGATCGTGGACGCGGCGCTGACCGGGGCGTTGAAGGCCCGAGCCCTCGAGCTCGGCTTCGACCTCGTGGCCATCGGACCGGCGGCGCCGCCCGAGCACGGTGAGTCGTTCGCGCGCTGGGTGGAGGCGGGCCACGCCGGCACCATGGGCTATCTCGCGCGCCGGCTCCCCGAGCGGCTGGATCCCGCGCGCGTGCTGCCCGAGGCCCGCTCGGTCGTGTGCGTCGCGCTCAACTACTACCAGGGCGCGTCCGTCGATGCCTCCTGGTCGCCGGTGGCCCGGTACGCTTGGGGTCGCGACTACCACGACGTCATGACGCCGCGGCTGGACGCCCTCGCCCGCTTCATCGAGGAGGCCGCGGGTGGCCGCGGGAAGTGCTACGTGGACACGGGCCCCATTCTCGAGCGCGATCTCGCCGCGCGGGCGGGCCTCGGCTGGGTGGGCAAGAACACGATGCTGATCAATCCCGCGCTCGGCTCCTGGTTCTTCATCGGCGTCTTGCTGACCACGGCCGCGCTCGCCCACGGCGAGGCGCTGCCGGATCGCTGCGGCAGCTGTCGCGCCTGTCTCGACGCCTGCCCGACCGACGCCTTCGTGGCCCCGTACGTGCTCGACGCCCGGCGCTGCATCGCCTATCTCACCATCGAGCACCGCGGCCCGGTGGAGCCGGCGCTGGCCGCCCGGATGGGCGGCTGGCAGTTCGGCTGCGACGTGTGCCAGGACGTCTGCCCCTGGAATCGCAAGGCGCCCCTGACGCGGGAGCCGGCCTTCCTGCCCGCGGGGCCGTTTCCCTCCGCGGCGGAGATCGCGGCGATGGACGACGCTGACTTCGCGCGCCGCTTCGCCGGCACGCCCATCACGCGACCGAAGGCGGCGGGCATGCGGCGCAACGCGGCCATCGCGCTCGACAACGCGGCTCGGGCCGGAGAGCCGGCGTGATCGCGGCGGTCACGGTCTTCTGCGGCTCGAGCAATCACGTCGACGCGAAGTACTTCGACGCCGCCCGGGAGCTGGGCGAGAAGCTGGCCCGCCGTCGCTGGCGCCTCGTCTACGGAGGCGGCAGCGTCGGGCTCATGGGAGAGCTTGCGCGCACGGTGCTGGCCCACGGCGGCGAGGTGACCGGCGTCATCCCCAAGGCGCTGCTCGACCTCGGCGTGGGCGAGACCACGCTCACCGAGCTGGTGGTGACGGAGGGGCTGCGCGACCGCAAGGCCATCATGGACTCACGGGGCGACGCCTTCGTGGCCCTTCCCGGCGGCATGGGCACCTTCGAGGAGATCCTCGAGGTGATGACGCTCAAGCAGCTCGGTTATCACCGGAAGCCGGTGGCGGTGCTCGACCTCGACGGCTACTACGAGCCGCTCTGGACCCAGATCCAGCGGGGCATCGATCTGGGCTTCATCAAGGCCGAGTACCTCGACGTCTGGTACCCCGCCCCCGATGTGGACGCCCTCCTCCGCTATCTCGACGCCTACCGGCCCCACGACTACGGGCTCAAGTGGGACTCGGCGAGGTGAACGGGCCGCGCGTGCTACAATTCGGGCGTTCAGGAGGAAAGACATGGCCATATTGAAGGTCGCGCGCCTCGGACATCCGGTGCTTCGTCAGGTCGCCGAGCCCATTCCCGTCGACCAGATCCGCGGCGCCGAGATTCAGCGCCTGATCGACGACATGATCGAGACGATGAGGGAATACAACGGCGCTGGTCTCGCCGCCAACCAGGTGCACACCCTCAAGCAGGTCTGCGTCATCGAGGTCAAGGACAACCCCCGCTATCCGGACGCCGAGTCCATCCCGCTCACCGTCCTCATCAATCCCGTGGTGACGCCACTCACCACCGAGATGGAAGACGGCTGGGAGGGTTGCCTGTCGATCCCGGACATGCGCGGGGTGGTTCCGCGCTACGGCGCGGTGCGCCTGGAAGCCCTCGACCGCGAGGGCAACCGGATCGACGTGGTCGCCAAGGAGTTCTTCGCCCGCGTCATCCAGCACGAGACCGATCACCTGCGCGGCGTCGTCTACGTCGACCGCATGAAGGATCTCTCGACCCTCACTCATCTTGCGGAGTGGAACAAGTACTGGCTGGGGATCGACGAGCAGGATGACTGACCCGCTTTGAACCGCGTGATCGCGGTGGTGAAAGACCTCTTCTTCGTGGCGCGCATCCGCGAGACTGCCCGCCTGGTGGGCACGCCGCTCGACTTCGCGCGTGCCCCCGAGGAGATCGCGCCCGCCCTGGCCGCGGGCCCCGCCGACCTCATCATCCTCGACCTCACCACGAACGGCTGGGACTACGACGCGGTGCTCGGCGCCATCGAGCGCGCGACGCCGCGCGTGCCGGTGCTGGGCTTCACCACCCACGCCCTCGCGCGGCTGACCCAGCCGCTGCACGGGCGGTGCGAGCGCGTGGTCACCAAGGAAACGCTGACCCAGGAGCTGCCGCGCATCCTGCGCGAGGGCGTTCCCGCATGACCGCGGACGCGTTCGTCGCCGAGCTCGACGCCGCCAACCAGAAGATCCTCGCCCGTCTCGCCCCGGACGCGACCCTCCGGCCCGAGGTGGAGGGGGCGATGAACGTGGTCAATCTCCTGAAGGTCGCGCTGAAGAACGAGATCGAGGCCACTGAGATCGCCGCGCGCTGGCTCGTCAAGACGGACGACGTGCAGGTGAAGATGGCCTTCGCGCGCCAGGCCGGCGACGAGGCCAAGCACTACCGCATGATCGCCGATCGCCTCCGCGAGCTGGGCTTCGACGCCCGTGGCTTCGATCCGCTCGGCAAGGGCTTCGGCCCACTGTTCCAGTACCTGGACGCGCTCGAGACCACGGTGGAGCGGGTGGCTGCCGGCCAGTTCACGCGCGAGGCCATCGCGGTGGTGAAGAATCGCCAGTTCATCGAGTTCTGCGAGCGGGCGGGGGACCGCGCCACTGCCACCCTCTACAAGGACGTGATCGAGCCCGACGAGCGCTTCCACCACGAGCTCGGCCGCTCGATCCTCCTGCGCCTGGCCACCACCTCGGAGGCGCAGGCGGCCGCCCGTCGCGCCGCCGCGCGCACCCTCGAGCTCGCCGAGGAGCTGCAAGCGGCGGCTCTGCGTACCGCCGGCATCCACCACGTCCCGGGCTGCTGATGAGCGCCGACGCCTCGCTCGAGGCATGGACCGCGGAGGTCGATCGCCCCGACCGCGACATCAGCCTGGCCGGCGCCGCCCTCGCGCTCAGCCGCATCGAGCATCCGGAGCTGGACGCCGCGCGCTACCTCGGGCGCCTCGATGACCTCGCCCGCTCGACCGCGCGTGTCCGGAGCGCGGCGAGCCCGGTGGAGCGCCTCCACGGCCTCCGCGAGTACCTGTTCGAGGAGCAGGGCTTCAAGGGGAACCGCTCCGACTACTTCGATCCCCGGAACAGCTTCCTTTCGGACGTGCTCGACCGCCGTATGGGCATCCCGATCTCGCTGTCCCTGGTCCTGATCGAGGTGGGACGGCGGCTCGATCTTCCGATGGAAGGCATCGGGCTGCCCGGCCACTTCATCACCGGGGTGCGCCTGGACGATGCGCCCATCCTCCTCGACCCGTTCCACGGCGGCGCCATCCTCACCCCCGAGGCCTGCCGCGAGCTCGTGGCCAAGGCGCTGGGCAAGCGCGTGCGCCTCACCGAGGCGTCCTTCACCCCCGTGGGCAATCGCCAATTCCTCGCGCGCATGCTCGCCAATCTCAAGGGGATCTACTGGCGGGCCGAGCAGTGGGGGAAAGCGGTGCAGGTGAGCGATCGCTTGCTCGTGCTCGATCCCAAGGCCGGCACGGAGCGGCGCGATCGCGGTGTCGCCCTCGCCAAGGCCGGACAGTACCAGCAGGGCTTGGCGGACTGGGAGCGCTACCTGACGGAGTTCCCCGATGCGCCCGACAATGCCGAGATGCGCGGCCATCTTCGGCGCGTGCGCCAGAAGCTGGCGGAGCTGAACTAGCGCGCATGCGAGTTCGCGGCGGCCAGAACCTCTACGGCTTCTCCGTCGGCATCCTGATGCTCGACACACAGTTCCCCCGCATCCCGGGCGAGATGGGCAACGCGACGACGTTCGACTTCCCGGTGCGCTATCACCGGGTCGAGGGCGCCTCCCCCGACAAGGTCGTGCGCCAGGGTCAGCGGGCCCTGTTGCCCGCGTTCCTCGAGGGCGCGCGCTTCCTCGAGCGGGAGGGCGTGCGGGCCATCACTACCAACTGCGGCTTCCTCGCCAAGTTCCAGGCCGAGATGGCGGCGGCGGTGTCCATCCCCGTCTTCACCTCGGCCCTCATGCTCGTGCCGCTCGTGCACCGCATGCTGGCTCCCGGGCGCGCCGTCGGCATCCTCACCGTGGACGCCTCGTCCCTCAGCCCCGATCACTTCGCGGGGGCGGGGATCGGCCCCGATATCCCCACCGTGGTCGCGGGGCTCGAGACCGAGAAGGAATTCACGCGGGTGATGCTCGACAACTTGCTCGAGCTCGACGTGGAGGCCGCGCGGGCCGAGCACCTGGCCGTGGTGGGCCGCATGGTGGAGAGCCATCCGGAGATCGGCGCCATCGTCCTCGAGTGCACCAACATGCCGCCCTATCGCGCGGATATCCAGAACCTCACGGGGTTGCCCGTCTTCGACATCGTCTCGTTGGTACGTATGATTCACGTGGCCGTGCAGCACGGTCTGCCGCCGCGCCCGGCATGAGGCGCGAGCCCTTGCCGCTCACCCCAACCAGGAGGCCGTCTTCGATGCGGACCCGGATGCTGTCGCAGAGACTTCTCGTCCTGCTCGGTGCGGTCGCGCTGATCGGCGCCGCCAGCGCTCCCGTGGGCGCTCAGCAGTCGCTCACGTGGACCGCGGGCGCGGTGGGCGGCGGCTGGTACACGATCTCCGGCGGCATGGCCGAGCTCATGCGCGAGAAGGCGGGCCTCAACATCAAGGTCATTCCGGGGGGCGGGACGCAGAATCCGGTGCTCGTCCAGACCGGCGAGGCCGAGATCGGCATGGGCCTGCCGCCCCTGCTCGGCGCCGCCTTCCGCGGCGAGGATCCGTACATGGGCAAGCCGATGCCGGATCTCCGCGCCATCGCCGGCAACATGAGCCTCAATACCTTCCACTTCTACGTCGCCAACGACTCGCCCTACGCAAAGATGACGATGGACGAGATCATCAAGGGCAAGAAGCCCATCCGCCTCGCGATCTCCAAGCCCGGCTCGTCCGACGTGTGGGTGTTCGAGAAGGTCATGGTGCACTACGGCCTCTGCTCGGGCGCCAAGATCGAGGACTGCTACAAGGCCTGGGAGGCGGCCGGCGCCAAGTTCTTCCGGGGCTCCTACTCGGAGCAGGCGGGCGCCTTCAAGGACCGGAACGTGGACGGCACCTTCACCTTCCTCGCGCTGCCCGGCGCGTCGATCACGGAAGCCTCGGTGGGCCGTGACCTCAAGATCCTGGCCTTCCCCAAGCCGCTCCTCGAGTATCTCGGCAAGTTCGGCATGGGCGAGGGCGTGATCCCGGCCGGCACGTATCCCAAGGCGGTCAACGGCAACGAACCGGTGGTGTCCGCCACCATGGGCACGACCATCACGGTGTCGTCCAAGATGTCCAACGACACCGCCTACACGCTGGCCAAGACGCTCAACGACAACGCCGACCGCGTGCGCAAGATCCACGGCAGCCTCTCCGACTACGAGCCCTCCAAGGGCCATCTCTTCCTGGGCGTGGCGCTGCACCCGGGCGCGGAGAAGTACTACAGGGAGAAGGGCTGGCTGAAGTAGGCGCCGCCGCGCCGGGAACGACCGGGCCCCCGGGAGGCTGACCCTCCCGGGGGGTCTTGCTTTCGGGCCCCGAGCCTGCCGGGGCACCCTTGGTATGGTAGGTCTTGATTCCTCGCACCCCCAGGGGTAGAGTTCCCCGCGAGGGGGGCCTTCATGAGCGAGATGAGTCGGACCTACGAGTTCATGACCGCCGACTTCAAGAATCTGCTCGCCGACGAGTCGCCTGAGACCGTCCACGAGCTCGAGTGGCTTCTGCCCACCGCCGCCCGCCTCGTGGAGCGCGAGGCCATGCGGCGCGGAGTCACCGAGTGGCAGCTCCTGCAGGACCGGCATCACATCGAGGACCCGCTGGTCCAGCACGCCCTGGACATCCTCGAAGCGGGAGGATTCATCGTGCCCGACACGGAGTGAGCCGGCCACGATCCCGGGCAGAGGGCGGGGGACTGATGCTATCCTCGCCGCCCGGGAGATAGCGAGATCAGAAAGCTCACCGGCATCGTCGCGATCGGCGCCGGCGCCTACGGCGCCCTGGCCTCGCTCCTGCACCTCTATACCGCTGGCTACGGCGTGTTCGAGCCGCGCATCCAGCGGTCGCTCCACCTGCTTTTCCTGGTCCC from the Candidatus Methylomirabilota bacterium genome contains:
- a CDS encoding aspartate/glutamate racemase family protein, producing MRVRGGQNLYGFSVGILMLDTQFPRIPGEMGNATTFDFPVRYHRVEGASPDKVVRQGQRALLPAFLEGARFLEREGVRAITTNCGFLAKFQAEMAAAVSIPVFTSALMLVPLVHRMLAPGRAVGILTVDASSLSPDHFAGAGIGPDIPTVVAGLETEKEFTRVMLDNLLELDVEAARAEHLAVVGRMVESHPEIGAIVLECTNMPPYRADIQNLTGLPVFDIVSLVRMIHVAVQHGLPPRPA
- a CDS encoding TAXI family TRAP transporter solute-binding subunit, with amino-acid sequence MRTRMLSQRLLVLLGAVALIGAASAPVGAQQSLTWTAGAVGGGWYTISGGMAELMREKAGLNIKVIPGGGTQNPVLVQTGEAEIGMGLPPLLGAAFRGEDPYMGKPMPDLRAIAGNMSLNTFHFYVANDSPYAKMTMDEIIKGKKPIRLAISKPGSSDVWVFEKVMVHYGLCSGAKIEDCYKAWEAAGAKFFRGSYSEQAGAFKDRNVDGTFTFLALPGASITEASVGRDLKILAFPKPLLEYLGKFGMGEGVIPAGTYPKAVNGNEPVVSATMGTTITVSSKMSNDTAYTLAKTLNDNADRVRKIHGSLSDYEPSKGHLFLGVALHPGAEKYYREKGWLK